A DNA window from Sphingomonas changnyeongensis contains the following coding sequences:
- a CDS encoding alpha/beta hydrolase family protein produces MVGVTYTTDVTAAQYFDAGLSRLRDSLSHALPGEPAIGFAGASDDEQRLLVTASSDVDPGTLFLLDRGAKKLQPLLRLYPGLADKKLANVRHVFVTAGDGTRVPAYLTLPVGSTGKGLPALVMPHGGPSARDEWGFDWLAQYFVHQGFAVLQPNYRGSAGYGDAWLRENGFKSWRTAIGDVVDSGRWLVAEGIADPDRLAIFGWSYGGYAALQSGVVAPGLFKAIVAVAPVTDFATLKAQYARSTAARLARFEIGSGPHVDQGSPYRNAGAITVPVQLFHGTLDQNVDVVQSRMMADALKDKGRPAELHLYPGLAHALADGAVRADMLTRSEAFIRAAFKAPPPR; encoded by the coding sequence GTGGTCGGTGTCACCTATACGACCGATGTCACTGCCGCCCAGTATTTCGATGCCGGGCTTTCCCGGTTGCGTGATTCGCTTTCGCATGCGCTGCCCGGTGAACCAGCGATCGGCTTTGCCGGCGCGAGCGACGATGAACAGCGGCTGCTGGTCACGGCATCGTCCGACGTCGATCCCGGCACGCTGTTCCTGCTCGACCGCGGGGCCAAGAAGCTGCAGCCGCTGCTCCGGCTCTATCCGGGGCTTGCCGACAAGAAGCTGGCGAATGTCCGCCATGTCTTCGTCACGGCGGGCGATGGCACGCGGGTTCCCGCCTATCTGACGCTGCCGGTTGGATCGACCGGCAAGGGGCTGCCCGCCCTGGTCATGCCCCATGGCGGGCCGAGCGCGCGTGACGAATGGGGGTTCGACTGGCTGGCACAGTATTTCGTCCATCAGGGCTTTGCCGTGCTGCAGCCCAATTATCGCGGCTCGGCCGGCTATGGCGATGCCTGGCTGCGGGAAAACGGCTTCAAATCGTGGCGCACCGCGATCGGCGATGTTGTCGACAGCGGCCGCTGGCTGGTGGCAGAAGGAATTGCCGATCCCGACCGGCTGGCGATTTTCGGCTGGTCCTATGGCGGCTATGCAGCGCTTCAGTCCGGCGTCGTCGCACCCGGCCTGTTCAAGGCGATCGTTGCCGTCGCCCCCGTCACCGATTTCGCAACGCTCAAGGCGCAATATGCGCGCTCGACGGCGGCGCGGCTGGCGCGGTTCGAAATCGGCTCGGGGCCGCATGTCGACCAGGGATCGCCCTATCGCAATGCCGGCGCGATCACCGTTCCGGTCCAGCTGTTCCACGGGACGCTCGACCAGAATGTCGATGTCGTCCAGTCGCGGATGATGGCCGATGCGCTGAAGGACAAGGGGCGTCCGGCCGAACTCCATCTCTATCCGGGCCTTGCCCATGCGCTGGCGGACGGGGCGGTGCGCGCCGATATGCTGACGCGGAGCGAGGCGTTCATCCGCGCGGCGTTCAAGGCCCCGCCGCCACGCTGA
- a CDS encoding agmatine deiminase family protein, protein MPPLRQPPEWAPHDWVWIGFPSDPELWLEDLAPAQAEVAAFAAAVAAGGAGERVVLVAADDDAAAAARALAVPGVEVMVAPFGDIWLRDTGPVIVTGADGARAGRGFRFNGWGGKYDLPGDDDLAERLAAAAGLPFSAADYVLEGGAIDTDGTGLAVTTEQCLLNPNRNPSLSRAEIEARLAADLGLTRILWLGDGLINDHTDGHVDNLARFVGPGRLAIPEPAGEDDPNAAIYRDAAARARAFGLEVVPIPSPGRVERDGAIVPASYMNFYIGNAAVVVPLYGAANDDAAVAALARIFPDRRVVGQRADHVLTGGGSLHCISQQVPLS, encoded by the coding sequence ATGCCGCCACTGCGCCAACCTCCTGAATGGGCGCCGCACGACTGGGTGTGGATCGGCTTTCCGAGCGATCCTGAACTGTGGCTTGAGGATCTGGCCCCGGCCCAGGCCGAGGTCGCGGCCTTTGCCGCTGCCGTTGCCGCCGGTGGTGCTGGCGAGCGGGTGGTGCTGGTCGCCGCCGATGACGATGCGGCGGCCGCCGCCCGCGCGCTGGCGGTGCCGGGCGTCGAGGTGATGGTCGCCCCGTTCGGCGACATCTGGCTGCGCGACACCGGCCCGGTGATCGTGACCGGGGCCGATGGCGCGCGCGCGGGCCGTGGGTTCCGCTTCAACGGCTGGGGCGGCAAATATGATCTGCCGGGCGACGATGATCTGGCCGAACGGCTGGCGGCTGCCGCCGGCCTGCCGTTCAGCGCCGCCGATTATGTGCTGGAAGGCGGGGCGATCGACACCGACGGCACCGGCCTTGCCGTCACCACCGAACAATGTCTGCTCAACCCCAATCGCAACCCGTCGCTGTCGCGCGCCGAGATCGAGGCGCGGCTGGCGGCGGATCTGGGGCTGACCCGCATCCTGTGGCTGGGCGACGGGCTGATCAACGACCATACCGACGGGCATGTCGACAATCTGGCGCGCTTTGTCGGCCCCGGCCGTCTCGCCATTCCGGAACCGGCGGGCGAGGATGATCCCAATGCGGCGATCTACCGCGATGCGGCGGCGCGCGCCCGCGCCTTCGGGCTGGAGGTGGTGCCGATCCCCTCCCCCGGCCGGGTGGAGCGCGACGGCGCCATCGTGCCGGCCAGCTATATGAACTTCTATATCGGCAACGCCGCGGTTGTCGTGCCGCTTTATGGCGCGGCGAATGACGACGCCGCCGTCGCCGCGCTTGCCCGCATCTTTCCCGACCGCCGCGTCGTCGGCCAGCGCGCCGATCATGTGCTGACCGGCGGCGGCAGCCTTCACTGCATCAGCCAGCAGGTGCCCCTGTCATGA
- the aguB gene encoding N-carbamoylputrescine amidase — protein sequence MTQITVAALQLPLGGSAQDNIAHVSELVREAAARGAQIVLPPELFEGPYFCRVEDEALFATARPMAEHPSVVAMQKLAAELGVAIPTSFFERDGPHHYNSLAMIDATGAIMGLYRKSHIPDGPGYEEKFYFRPGNTGFKTWNLPQTTVGVGICWDQWYPECARAMMLMGAEALFYPTAIGSEPHDPGLDTSRLWRRAMIGHAVSNVVPVVAANRIGTEDGQHFYGHSFICDERGDLVAEFGADETGVLVATLDIDRIRRHRAAFGFFRDRRPELYHRLVEDR from the coding sequence ATGACCCAAATCACCGTCGCCGCACTGCAGCTGCCGCTGGGTGGCAGCGCGCAGGACAATATCGCCCATGTGAGCGAGCTGGTGCGCGAGGCCGCCGCGCGCGGCGCGCAGATCGTGCTGCCGCCCGAGCTGTTCGAAGGGCCGTATTTCTGCCGGGTGGAGGATGAGGCGCTGTTCGCGACCGCGCGCCCGATGGCCGAACATCCCAGCGTCGTTGCGATGCAGAAGCTGGCCGCCGAACTGGGCGTCGCCATCCCGACCAGCTTTTTCGAGCGCGACGGGCCGCATCATTACAACAGCCTGGCGATGATCGACGCGACCGGCGCGATCATGGGCCTGTATCGCAAGAGCCATATTCCCGACGGTCCCGGCTATGAGGAGAAATTCTATTTCCGGCCGGGCAATACCGGGTTCAAGACGTGGAACCTGCCGCAGACGACGGTTGGCGTCGGCATCTGCTGGGATCAATGGTATCCCGAATGCGCGCGCGCAATGATGCTGATGGGCGCAGAGGCGCTGTTCTACCCGACCGCGATCGGCAGCGAACCGCATGATCCCGGGCTCGACACCAGCCGGCTGTGGCGGCGGGCGATGATCGGCCATGCGGTGTCGAACGTCGTGCCGGTGGTGGCCGCGAACCGCATCGGCACCGAGGACGGGCAGCATTTCTACGGCCACAGCTTCATCTGCGACGAACGCGGCGATCTGGTCGCGGAGTTCGGCGCGGACGAGACCGGCGTGCTGGTCGCGACCCTCGACATCGACCGGATCAGGCGGCACCGCGCCGCATTCGGCTTTTTCCGCGACCGGCGGCCGGAGCTTTACCACCGGCTGGTCGAGGACCGGTGA
- a CDS encoding VOC family protein, whose amino-acid sequence MAADTRPGNPVGYFEIPVTDLDRAIAFYEAVFGVKLERQTIDGYDMALFPAVEDGAGASGALARGDVYIPGKAGPVLYFDTPAIEATLARAVARGAAVLYPVKDIGAAGRVAEIEDSEGNRIALHERPRR is encoded by the coding sequence ATGGCCGCTGACACACGGCCCGGCAATCCGGTCGGTTATTTCGAGATCCCGGTCACCGATCTCGACCGCGCAATCGCCTTTTACGAGGCGGTGTTCGGCGTGAAGCTCGAGCGCCAGACGATCGACGGCTATGACATGGCGCTGTTCCCGGCCGTGGAGGACGGTGCCGGGGCGAGCGGCGCGCTGGCGCGCGGCGATGTCTATATTCCCGGCAAGGCGGGGCCGGTGCTCTATTTCGACACCCCGGCAATCGAAGCGACGCTGGCCCGCGCCGTCGCGCGCGGCGCGGCTGTGCTTTATCCGGTCAAGGACATTGGCGCTGCCGGCCGCGTGGCCGAGATCGAGGACAGCGAGGGCAACCGCATCGCCCTGCACGAACGCCCGCGCCGCTGA
- a CDS encoding gamma carbonic anhydrase family protein — protein MDGVTIIELGGKRPRIHDSAFIAPGCRLIGDIEIGPDASIWYNCVIRADVNHIRIGARTNIQDGTVIHCDSPRAPGDAGSPTLIGDDVLIGHMAMIHGCVLEDRAFVGLGAIIMDKAHIEGDGMLAAGAMLTPGKRIAARELWGGRPARLMRALSDAEVAMNRLGVAHYVENGRAHAAAIAAVGQD, from the coding sequence GTGGACGGGGTGACGATCATCGAACTGGGCGGCAAAAGGCCGCGCATCCATGACAGCGCGTTCATCGCGCCGGGATGCCGGCTGATCGGCGATATCGAAATCGGCCCGGATGCGAGCATCTGGTATAACTGCGTGATCCGGGCAGATGTGAACCATATCCGCATCGGCGCGCGCACCAACATCCAGGACGGCACGGTGATCCATTGCGATTCGCCGCGCGCGCCCGGCGATGCCGGCAGCCCGACGCTGATCGGCGACGATGTGCTGATCGGCCATATGGCGATGATCCATGGCTGTGTGCTCGAAGACCGCGCCTTTGTCGGTCTGGGCGCGATCATCATGGACAAGGCGCATATCGAAGGCGACGGGATGCTGGCCGCAGGCGCGATGCTGACGCCGGGCAAGCGCATCGCCGCGCGCGAGCTGTGGGGCGGACGCCCGGCGCGGCTGATGCGCGCGCTCAGCGACGCCGAAGTGGCGATGAACCGGCTGGGCGTTGCCCATTATGTCGAAAATGGCCGGGCCCATGCGGCTGCGATTGCAGCCGTTGGCCAAGACTGA
- a CDS encoding spermidine synthase — MWILLAFVPSGLILSTTTFLTTDIVAMPLLWVAPLGLYLLSFTFAFAERRGAAALIVRAAPFLMLPLVALAVQPVAGRPLMTALAALALLFVVSVALHARLYDARPSPRHLTGFYLAMALGGALGGAFAALVAPLAFDWSYEHPLLLLAAAALVPLWPAPGAAGRAVAVAGPALIALIVAAALARIGPFGAAQGMGLAALLIGVVAIGCAGRRGAFVAAILGILLVSGGADALSLSRQPGARMRSYFGIYTVRDRAGVRVLAHGTTAHGLQRLAGAERLRPTSYYGAGSGIGRALTALPGIAGPGARVGVVGLGAGTLACYARPGQHWRFFEIDPLMVKVARTRFSFLSGCAPGPGPGAEIVIGDARLSLARVPPASFDLLALDAFSSDAVPMHLLTGEAFALYRRVLAPDGLLLVHITNRHLRLEPVIAQAAMAGGWSARLFDNRVRPGTPAARLENSSIWVALSPDPAVIDAAAPRSPGGWRALRPMPGFAGWSDDYGSILPLIRTGQRR, encoded by the coding sequence ATGTGGATCCTGCTCGCCTTCGTGCCGTCGGGCCTGATCCTGTCGACCACCACGTTCCTGACCACCGACATCGTCGCCATGCCGCTGCTGTGGGTGGCGCCGCTTGGGCTTTATCTGCTGAGCTTCACCTTCGCCTTTGCCGAGCGGCGGGGCGCGGCAGCGCTGATCGTGCGCGCCGCGCCGTTCCTGATGCTGCCGCTGGTCGCGCTCGCCGTGCAGCCGGTCGCCGGGCGGCCGCTGATGACAGCGCTGGCGGCGCTGGCGCTGCTGTTCGTCGTGTCGGTGGCGCTGCATGCCCGGCTTTACGATGCGCGCCCGTCGCCGCGTCATCTGACCGGCTTTTATCTGGCGATGGCGCTGGGCGGGGCGCTGGGCGGCGCGTTCGCGGCGCTGGTCGCGCCGCTCGCCTTTGACTGGAGCTATGAGCATCCGCTGCTGCTGCTCGCGGCAGCGGCGCTGGTGCCGCTCTGGCCCGCGCCCGGCGCGGCGGGGCGGGCGGTCGCGGTCGCCGGCCCGGCGCTGATCGCGCTGATCGTGGCGGCGGCGCTGGCGCGCATCGGGCCGTTCGGGGCGGCGCAGGGGATGGGGCTGGCGGCGCTGCTGATCGGCGTGGTCGCGATCGGCTGTGCCGGCCGGCGCGGCGCGTTCGTCGCCGCGATACTCGGGATATTGCTCGTGTCGGGCGGGGCGGATGCCCTGTCCTTGTCGCGCCAGCCGGGCGCGCGGATGCGCAGCTATTTCGGCATCTATACGGTGCGCGACCGGGCCGGGGTGCGGGTGCTGGCCCATGGCACCACCGCCCATGGGCTGCAGCGTCTGGCCGGGGCGGAGCGGCTGCGTCCGACCAGCTATTATGGCGCGGGTTCGGGGATCGGCCGTGCGCTCACCGCGCTGCCGGGGATCGCCGGGCCGGGCGCGCGGGTGGGCGTGGTCGGGCTGGGGGCGGGGACGCTCGCCTGCTATGCCCGGCCCGGCCAGCACTGGCGGTTTTTCGAAATCGACCCGCTGATGGTGAAAGTGGCGCGCACGCGCTTCTCCTTCCTGTCCGGCTGCGCGCCGGGGCCGGGGCCGGGGGCGGAGATCGTCATAGGCGATGCGCGGCTGTCGCTCGCCCGCGTGCCGCCCGCCAGCTTCGATCTGCTCGCGCTTGATGCCTTTTCATCCGATGCGGTGCCGATGCACCTGCTGACCGGAGAGGCGTTTGCGCTTTACCGGCGCGTGCTGGCACCCGACGGGCTGCTGCTCGTCCACATCACCAACCGGCATTTGCGGCTGGAGCCGGTGATCGCCCAGGCGGCGATGGCGGGCGGCTGGTCTGCCCGGCTGTTCGACAACCGGGTGCGGCCCGGAACCCCGGCGGCTCGGCTTGAAAACAGCTCGATCTGGGTGGCGCTCAGCCCCGATCCGGCGGTGATCGACGCCGCGGCCCCGCGCAGCCCCGGCGGCTGGCGGGCGCTGCGTCCGATGCCCGGCTTTGCCGGGTGGAGCGATGATTATGGGTCGATCCTGCCGCTGATCCGCACCGGGCAGCGTCGATAA